A window of Eubacteriaceae bacterium ES3 contains these coding sequences:
- a CDS encoding uroporphyrinogen decarboxylase family protein: MLSKRENLLETIKGGNPERFVKQYEFLNMIAEAAFSMRGIPMVPGPISKDLWGITWNFMEGQIGGFPVHDDEHVVIKDITEWKKYVKKPSIPTDDESWAPAIAHANEINRKEEFVTAMYAPGVFEMTHHLMKMENALMAFYEEPEAMHELIEYITEFELELAEQLIKHLQPDALFHHDDWGSQISSFLSPEMFDEFLVPAYKKIYGYYKDNGVELIVHHSDSYAANLVPSMIEMGIDIFQGVMNTNNIPELIENYGGQISFMGGLHSGQLDFPEWTPEIIEKEVERACRENGKHFYIPCITHGGPMSHFPGVYEEINKQIDRMSQEMF; this comes from the coding sequence ATGTTAAGTAAAAGAGAAAACTTATTGGAAACGATTAAAGGAGGAAATCCTGAACGCTTTGTCAAACAGTATGAATTTTTGAATATGATCGCGGAAGCTGCCTTTTCAATGCGGGGAATTCCCATGGTACCGGGTCCGATCAGTAAAGATCTATGGGGCATCACCTGGAACTTTATGGAAGGCCAGATTGGCGGTTTTCCAGTCCATGATGATGAACATGTGGTGATTAAAGATATTACAGAATGGAAAAAATACGTCAAAAAACCCTCTATTCCGACTGATGATGAATCATGGGCACCAGCGATTGCGCATGCAAATGAAATCAATCGCAAAGAAGAATTTGTTACGGCGATGTATGCACCGGGTGTTTTTGAAATGACCCATCATTTAATGAAAATGGAAAACGCCTTGATGGCATTTTACGAAGAGCCGGAAGCCATGCATGAGCTGATCGAATATATCACTGAGTTCGAACTGGAATTGGCTGAACAACTGATCAAACATCTTCAACCTGATGCACTCTTTCATCATGATGACTGGGGAAGCCAAATTTCATCGTTTTTATCGCCAGAAATGTTTGATGAGTTTCTAGTTCCTGCTTATAAAAAAATATATGGCTACTATAAGGATAACGGGGTGGAACTGATCGTTCACCACAGTGATTCTTATGCAGCAAATCTGGTTCCTTCAATGATTGAAATGGGTATTGATATTTTCCAGGGTGTCATGAACACCAATAATATTCCAGAGCTGATTGAAAACTATGGTGGACAGATTTCCTTTATGGGTGGTCTTCATAGTGGTCAGCTTGATTTTCCCGAGTGGACACCCGAAATTATTGAAAAAGAAGTTGAACGGGCCTGCCGGGAAAATGGCAAACACTTTTATATCCCCTGTATTACCCATGGCGGTCCGATGAGTCATTTCCCTGGAGTTTATGAAGAAATTAATAAACAGATCGATCGTATGAGTCAGGAAATGTTTTAA
- a CDS encoding uroporphyrinogen decarboxylase family protein codes for MITKRENYLMAARGENPHWVPSFVEEANVFMPDFWEEVDPVTGTDFCNIKWIENDAGKMPDERWRAMENLDQWRETVKFPDISTLDWEGMTSRFKAMSDPDKVNIAMLNTNGIFLIPIDMIGWVDGLCAIYDEPEELKEFISAITDFLVEIVKYMGKYIKPDIVFTGDDLAAANGPFVSKEIWDSMYKPYFKKIIDAIHEIGALAEFHCCGNCQFLIDEFIEVGADICQLPEPNESLIQMKEKHGNRLVLTGGWDRHSEAAFPGASEEVVRESVHQAIDVYGKNGGLIFWDGGIVGSSEDSKIKMAWVLDELNKYGKTVYQQ; via the coding sequence ATGATCACTAAAAGAGAAAATTACTTAATGGCTGCTCGAGGAGAAAACCCCCATTGGGTGCCATCATTTGTCGAAGAAGCAAATGTTTTTATGCCGGATTTCTGGGAAGAGGTCGATCCGGTGACAGGGACAGATTTTTGCAATATCAAATGGATCGAAAATGATGCCGGGAAAATGCCGGATGAGCGCTGGCGGGCAATGGAAAACCTGGATCAATGGCGAGAAACCGTTAAATTTCCTGATATCTCTACCCTTGATTGGGAAGGGATGACCAGTCGCTTTAAGGCCATGAGTGATCCTGACAAAGTAAATATTGCCATGCTTAATACCAATGGCATCTTTCTGATTCCAATTGATATGATTGGCTGGGTCGATGGCCTATGTGCTATCTATGATGAACCGGAAGAACTAAAAGAATTTATTTCAGCCATTACCGATTTTTTGGTTGAGATTGTCAAATATATGGGCAAATATATCAAGCCGGATATTGTCTTTACCGGTGATGATCTGGCGGCTGCTAACGGTCCCTTTGTCTCAAAAGAAATTTGGGACTCCATGTATAAACCCTATTTCAAAAAAATCATTGATGCCATTCATGAAATTGGTGCCCTGGCAGAATTTCACTGTTGTGGAAACTGTCAATTTCTGATTGATGAATTTATTGAAGTCGGTGCTGACATCTGTCAGTTACCAGAACCTAATGAAAGTCTGATCCAGATGAAAGAAAAACACGGCAATCGCCTGGTTCTGACAGGTGGCTGGGATCGTCATTCAGAGGCTGCTTTCCCCGGTGCATCAGAGGAAGTTGTTAGAGAGTCAGTTCACCAGGCGATCGATGTATATGGTAAAAATGGTGGATTGATATTCTGGGATGGTGGTATAGTTGGAAGTAGCGAAGATTCTAAAATAAAGATGGCTTGGGTTCTGGATGAACTGAATAAATATGGAAAGACTGTTTATCAGCAGTAA
- the dusB gene encoding tRNA dihydrouridine synthase DusB: MTRTEKNSSVLKQLFNNGTIPLFLGPMAGYTNLPYRIMARNYGADAVVTEMISGKGLYYKDYKTADLMLTEPGEAPAGLQIFGSDPEILGFVTQEYLNATSFDFLDFNAGCPAPKITKNGEGSALLKNPDLLYKVISALVENSQKPVTVKTRIGWDDDSINILEAAKGIEAAGASVLFLHGRTREAYYSGKADWDIIGQVKKNSKIPVVLNGDINSGPAAKDALMQTGADGLMIGRAAIGNPFVFKEVAHFLKTGHSLPEPAPEERLQAALAHIELLSHLKNEEAGLREMRKHLAAYIKGMPHATSLRDTIFRAPDKAAVIALLDDTIEKIKS, encoded by the coding sequence ATGACAAGAACAGAAAAAAATAGTAGTGTACTGAAGCAATTATTCAATAATGGAACCATCCCGCTTTTTTTGGGACCAATGGCGGGTTACACCAACCTACCTTATCGAATCATGGCAAGAAATTATGGTGCAGATGCGGTAGTCACAGAGATGATCAGTGGCAAGGGCCTATACTATAAAGATTATAAAACGGCAGATCTGATGTTAACCGAACCTGGTGAGGCTCCGGCAGGATTACAGATTTTTGGTTCAGATCCCGAAATTCTGGGTTTTGTTACTCAGGAATATCTGAATGCCACCAGTTTTGATTTTCTCGATTTTAATGCCGGTTGTCCGGCACCTAAAATTACTAAAAATGGTGAAGGATCGGCGCTTTTAAAAAATCCCGACCTGCTTTATAAAGTGATTAGCGCCCTTGTTGAAAATTCTCAAAAACCGGTAACCGTCAAAACCCGAATTGGCTGGGATGATGATTCAATTAATATTTTAGAGGCTGCAAAAGGAATTGAAGCTGCTGGTGCCAGTGTTTTGTTTCTCCATGGAAGAACTAGAGAAGCCTATTACTCAGGAAAAGCTGACTGGGATATCATTGGCCAAGTGAAGAAAAATTCTAAGATACCGGTGGTTCTAAACGGAGATATTAACTCTGGTCCGGCTGCAAAAGATGCGCTTATGCAAACAGGCGCTGATGGTCTGATGATCGGCCGGGCAGCTATTGGCAATCCTTTTGTTTTTAAGGAGGTAGCACATTTTTTAAAAACCGGTCATTCATTGCCTGAACCTGCGCCTGAAGAACGCTTGCAGGCAGCACTGGCTCATATTGAACTCTTATCACACCTTAAAAACGAAGAGGCTGGTCTTAGAGAAATGCGTAAACATTTAGCCGCCTACATTAAAGGTATGCCCCATGCTACCAGTCTAAGAGATACTATTTTTAGGGCACCGGATAAGGCGGCAGTGATAGCTTTGCTAGATGATACGATTGAAAAAATAAAATCATAA
- a CDS encoding thioesterase family protein, with protein MEQTFEKYFQVTQGDTALSLTSGGLEVLATPRLVAWMENVAFDGVEPFMGDGETTVGTSMDISHLAATAVGGQVRVVAELTKTEKRLFTFQIEAYDNTEKIAQATHQRVKISIDRFLSRVNDKLN; from the coding sequence ATGGAACAGACATTCGAAAAATATTTTCAGGTTACCCAAGGGGACACTGCCCTTTCTTTAACCAGCGGAGGGCTTGAAGTTCTTGCTACTCCTCGTTTGGTAGCCTGGATGGAGAATGTGGCTTTTGATGGTGTTGAGCCTTTTATGGGAGACGGGGAAACAACCGTTGGAACCAGTATGGATATCAGCCATCTGGCGGCGACTGCTGTAGGTGGCCAAGTACGGGTTGTTGCCGAGCTTACAAAAACAGAGAAACGTTTATTTACTTTTCAAATTGAAGCGTATGATAATACAGAAAAAATTGCACAAGCGACCCATCAGCGGGTGAAAATCTCTATTGACCGTTTTCTTTCCCGGGTTAATGATAAGCTGAATTAG
- a CDS encoding folylpolyglutamate synthase/dihydrofolate synthase family protein has product MNVTEAISYIESTHKFGTRLGLESMTELLSAMDNPQKKLKFIHIAGTNGKGSTSTMTATILKEAGYKTGLFTSPFLEKFNERIQINNTPIDDKGLVSATEFVKERIEIMLAQGQPHPTEFEMVTAVGLQYFYQEQVDVVVLEVGMGGRLDATNIIDNPLAVVIMGISMDHTDYLGNTLGEIAFEKASIIKENSDVVVYPQEAEALKAIKDFAASKNAHVVYVNPADIEILDHHTGIQTLNYLGEHLNLKSFDLQLLGSHQALNCLTALEVIALLKQKGYEISDDAITRALSTVVFPGRFEIFSESPVILIDGAHNSNGIQAFVKNMDLYFPNRNINLYFGMLEDKDIEESLTYLVPMAKNIHTLTPNSDRALPAREMAKLIKDTYQKAVTFHDTIKEAVDSIDLSDVEAVNVFVGSLYMIGESRTHIRNLLNLNQ; this is encoded by the coding sequence ATGAACGTTACCGAAGCCATCTCATATATTGAATCGACACACAAGTTTGGCACCCGTCTGGGGCTGGAAAGCATGACCGAACTCCTTTCAGCCATGGACAATCCCCAAAAGAAACTTAAATTTATTCATATCGCCGGCACCAACGGAAAAGGCTCAACATCTACGATGACAGCCACCATTTTAAAAGAGGCTGGCTATAAGACCGGTCTTTTCACCTCCCCTTTTCTGGAAAAATTCAACGAACGAATTCAAATTAATAATACCCCCATCGATGATAAAGGTCTGGTCTCTGCCACCGAATTTGTCAAAGAACGAATTGAAATAATGCTTGCCCAGGGACAGCCCCATCCAACGGAATTTGAAATGGTTACGGCTGTAGGACTTCAGTATTTCTATCAGGAACAGGTTGATGTCGTCGTTCTTGAAGTCGGTATGGGCGGAAGGCTGGATGCGACCAACATTATCGACAATCCTTTAGCAGTCGTTATAATGGGTATTAGCATGGATCATACTGATTATCTGGGAAATACTTTGGGAGAAATTGCCTTTGAAAAGGCCTCAATTATCAAAGAAAATTCTGATGTCGTGGTCTATCCCCAAGAAGCAGAAGCTTTAAAAGCCATTAAGGATTTTGCCGCAAGTAAAAATGCCCATGTAGTTTATGTCAATCCAGCTGACATCGAAATTCTCGACCATCATACTGGCATCCAAACCCTGAATTATCTGGGCGAACACTTAAATCTCAAATCCTTTGACTTACAACTTTTAGGCAGCCACCAGGCGCTTAATTGCCTGACCGCTCTGGAAGTTATTGCTCTGCTTAAGCAAAAGGGCTATGAGATTTCTGATGATGCCATCACCAGAGCTTTATCCACTGTCGTTTTCCCTGGCCGATTTGAGATTTTTAGTGAATCACCGGTGATTTTAATCGACGGTGCTCACAACTCAAACGGTATACAAGCTTTTGTAAAGAATATGGATCTTTATTTCCCTAACCGAAACATTAATCTTTATTTTGGAATGCTGGAAGATAAGGATATTGAAGAATCCCTGACTTATCTGGTTCCCATGGCTAAAAACATCCACACCTTAACCCCTAACAGCGATCGTGCTCTGCCAGCTCGGGAAATGGCTAAGCTAATTAAAGATACCTATCAGAAAGCTGTGACTTTCCACGATACCATCAAAGAAGCCGTTGACAGCATTGATCTTTCTGACGTTGAAGCAGTTAACGTATTTGTCGGTTCCCTCTATATGATCGGCGAATCCCGGACGCATATCAGAAACCTATTGAACTTAAACCAGTAA
- a CDS encoding type III pantothenate kinase — translation MILVIDVGNTNTELAVMDGENILNSWRFVTKTPRTSDEYGVLIKGFFESAGFSMKKIEDVIIASVVPNIMYSLNNGIRKYLGIKPLVVGPGIKTGMPIHTSDPSEVGADRIIDAVAAFKLYGGPVIVIDFGTATTFDYVDEDGKFVAAVTTPGIQISIDALWNSAAKLPNIEIKKPESILAKDTVTSMQAGLVYGYIGQVEYIIKQIIKETGAENMKVIATGGYGRMFYQETELIKVYDPQLSLKGLKIIYDKNRKK, via the coding sequence ATGATACTGGTAATTGATGTAGGAAATACTAACACTGAACTGGCAGTGATGGATGGAGAGAATATTTTAAATTCCTGGCGTTTTGTGACTAAAACGCCGAGAACTTCAGACGAATACGGTGTGCTGATTAAGGGATTTTTTGAATCAGCCGGTTTCAGTATGAAAAAGATAGAGGATGTAATTATTGCATCAGTAGTGCCTAATATTATGTATTCGCTAAACAATGGAATCAGGAAATATCTGGGAATTAAACCCTTGGTAGTCGGACCTGGAATTAAAACGGGGATGCCGATTCATACCTCGGATCCTTCAGAGGTAGGGGCTGATCGGATTATCGATGCAGTAGCAGCTTTTAAGCTGTATGGTGGACCCGTTATTGTGATCGATTTTGGTACGGCCACAACTTTTGACTATGTGGATGAAGACGGTAAATTTGTGGCAGCAGTCACTACTCCAGGTATTCAGATTTCTATCGATGCTTTATGGAACAGTGCAGCAAAACTCCCTAATATCGAAATTAAAAAGCCTGAATCAATTCTGGCTAAGGATACTGTCACCAGTATGCAGGCTGGACTGGTTTATGGGTACATTGGCCAGGTGGAATATATCATTAAGCAGATTATTAAAGAAACTGGAGCTGAAAACATGAAGGTTATTGCCACTGGCGGTTATGGTCGGATGTTTTATCAGGAAACGGAATTAATTAAGGTTTATGATCCGCAATTGTCACTTAAGGGACTGAAAATTATTTATGACAAGAACAGAAAAAAATAG
- a CDS encoding MBL fold metallo-hydrolase, whose translation MKGLSMGPAINLTYISNAGVLINIADVTLMVDGLCGSDGLYYSATPKAIAEKIKASEYSEEKITAALYTHSHSDHFSKMSNLDFLFYNPNSALVAGSDVINTIEADTSVIKKEVKNKFFTSNVNSSITFSDQNLVIQPLSTVHMGKEYKNVEHFSYYISINNQRILYLGDAELIPENFNHPDFTPNPVDLLIAPFPYISTFRGQKIIRDIIKPKAIAVVHLPQAQDDSLDWTKQTVKMLGRAKQPFPPTTFLDTFGKVYSFLYC comes from the coding sequence ATGAAAGGATTATCAATGGGACCAGCAATCAATCTAACATACATTTCCAATGCCGGCGTTCTAATAAATATTGCTGATGTCACTTTAATGGTCGATGGACTTTGCGGCTCTGATGGTCTTTATTACTCAGCCACACCTAAAGCTATCGCCGAAAAAATCAAAGCTTCAGAATACTCAGAAGAAAAAATTACTGCTGCTCTTTATACCCATAGTCACAGTGATCACTTTTCCAAAATGTCAAACCTGGATTTTTTATTTTATAATCCGAATTCCGCTCTGGTTGCAGGTTCTGATGTCATAAATACCATTGAAGCCGATACTTCGGTAATTAAAAAAGAAGTAAAAAATAAATTTTTCACTTCTAATGTTAATTCTTCGATTACTTTTTCAGATCAAAACCTGGTAATTCAACCTCTTTCAACTGTTCATATGGGTAAAGAATATAAAAATGTTGAACATTTTTCCTACTATATCAGCATCAATAATCAAAGGATTCTGTATTTAGGTGATGCAGAATTAATCCCGGAAAATTTCAATCACCCTGATTTTACCCCAAACCCGGTCGATCTGCTGATTGCACCTTTCCCCTACATTTCAACATTTAGGGGGCAGAAAATTATTCGTGATATCATAAAGCCAAAGGCAATTGCTGTTGTTCATCTACCCCAGGCTCAAGATGATAGCCTTGACTGGACTAAACAAACCGTAAAAATGCTCGGTCGGGCAAAACAGCCTTTTCCGCCAACGACTTTTTTAGACACCTTTGGCAAAGTTTACAGCTTCCTTTACTGCTGA